A single Bufo bufo chromosome 6, aBufBuf1.1, whole genome shotgun sequence DNA region contains:
- the LOC121005512 gene encoding olfactory receptor 1019-like: MYIFLMNLSIMDIVYTSCILPKLLHMFITKNNTISFWGCIYQMYLFLAMACAEVLLLAAMAYDRYVAICHPLHYMTLMSPKHLAGFAVTAWSVGFLDPSGHAVLISRLSFCASHIIDHFFCDVIPLLKISCSDTSEVELINYLEGSLILSSAFVLTLVSYIFIISTIVKIKSSEGRRKAFSTCSSHLTCVVIFYGTIICLYMRPTTSYTPKQDKFISLLYAVLVPVLNPIIYSLKNQEIKSAFVKFKSKLTY, translated from the coding sequence ATGTACATTTTCTTGATGAATCTCTCAATCATGGATATAGTTTATACCTCCTGTATTCTCCCTAAACTTCTACATATGTTCATCACTAAGAATAATACAATCTCATTTTGGGGTTGTATATATCAGATGTATTTGTTTTTAGCTATGGCTTGTGCTGAAGTCCTCTTGCTGGCAGCCATGGCATATGACCGCTATGTGGCCATTTGTCACCCACTACATTATATGACTCTAATGAGTCCAAAACATTTAGCTGGTTTTGCAGTTACTGCATGGAGtgttggatttttggaccctagTGGTCATGCGGTACTTATATCTAGGCTGTCTTTTTGTGCATCCCACATTATTGACCACTTCTTCTGTGATGTTATTCCACTGTTAAAAATTTCCTGCAGTGATACCTCAGAGGTGGAATTGATTAATTACCTTGAAGGATCATTAATTTTATCATCTGCTTTTGTGCTTACATTGgtttcatatatatttattatttccaCCATTGTGAAGATAAAATCTTCAGAAGGTCGACGGAAAGCATTCTCCACCTGTTCCTCCCACCTAACATGTGTTGTCATATTCTATGGGACAATCATCTGCTTGTACATGAGACCTACAACAAGTTATACCCCCAAACAAGACAAGTTTATTTCTCTTCTTTATGCTGTTTTAGTTCCTGTTCTAAACCCGATTATTTACAGTTTAAAAAACCAGGAAATTAAAAGTGCATTTGTAAAATTTAAGAGCAAATTGACTTATTAA